Genomic DNA from Gemmatimonadota bacterium:
TGTATAAGCTACAGGAGGATGAAATTCTCAAAGACTTTGAAATATTTCGAGAGAATTTGAGGCAGGGGAATGCCGCGACTTGAGCTTGTTGTTGACGCAAGCCCATTGATTTCTGCGCTCCTGGGAGGGCAAGCATTAAAATTGCTATACAGTCCGTTATTTTTATTTGCTACAACAGAACGCACAACCTGGGAAGTCAAAAAATATATACCAGAAATAGCAGAGCGTCTTGAAATCTCAGAAATTGAAATACTGGAGACATTTGAAGACTTTCCGTTAGTTGCTTACCAATCAAATCTTTATAGCTCTGCTCTTAGTCGAGCAAGAAATAAAATTGGACTTCGCGATCCAAAAGATGTAGATATTCTCGCTCTCGCATATCATCTCGGGACGCCATTGTGGACTCAGGATCTCGATCTTATAGACATTGAAGACATTCAAACTATTACAACACAAGATTTACTAACTATCATAGCCACAAATGAATAGTCCGCATATGTCTCTGCAATGTCTAACGCGATTCACTTGCTTCCTTAAATGCTTTCAGGACCGCGTTAATTTGCGTCTGATAATGTGTATAATGCGTGCGATACCAGTTCAAAACTTCGGGTTCCATTCGCAGAGAAATTGGAACACGCTTTTGGGGATAGACGACACGTAACTGTGTCATATCGCAGTCATCAAGCGTGAGGGTATCGGGATCGTCTTTTATCGCCTGATCAATCTCCTCATCTGTCACGCGATCCAAATAATCAAAGTCTGTCCGCGACTTCTCGCTTTTAGACTTTCGACCAGAAAATCTCTCGTTCATCTTTTCTTGCCCTCCTCGCTGAAATAAGACGAATTTCATTGCCGCGCCATGTATAAACTACTGTGATCTCTCGTCCTGCAAGTAGCCCGATTGCAAGTTCTCTCTTCTCATCGCGCTCCTGCTTAGATGGAATGATAATATGGAAATCAAAGAAAATATCCCGGGCATCTCTGAAGTCAATACGGTGATTTTTGATATTGATTTCGTTCTTGTTGAGGTCCCATTGAAATAACATGCAGAGAATATACAATATGTATATACAAAAATCAAAAAATTTTTAAAAAGAAGGAGGTGATATTAACCTCCTCTTTTCTTTGCCTTGACAGCGGGAACAAACTGTATTAGGATGCATCCCGATATTCACAGGAGAAACATAATGTCTGACCATTACGACGTCATAGTAGCGGGCGCGGGCATAGGCGGATTGTGTGCGGCCCTGCGCGCTCGGGAAAAAGGCGCATCCGTAGCCATCGTCGAAAAAGCCGAAACAATTGGCGGATCTGCCGCTGCATCGGGCGGCACAATCTGGTGTGCAAAAAACATCGACGAATGGCTCAAAGTGCAGCCCAATGGCGACACAGCACTCGGCACCGCGCTCATCGACCGCTTCTACACAGGCATCGAATGGCTCCGCAAACAGGGCGTCTCCCTACAAGCGCGCGAAGACAAACCGTACAAATTTCAACGCACCATCTACCAGTTCACACCCGACGCGCGCACCGCAATGGAAATCCTCGGTTATCAGTTCCAACACAGGGGCGGCACCATCCTCATACACACCGGCTTGACCGGCCTCATCGGCGGCAACGGCAAACCCATCACCGGCGTCAAAACCACACACTCAAAAATAACAGCCCAATCCGTCATCCTATCAACCGGCGGATATCAGGCCAACCCCAAATTGCGCGCGCAGTATTTCGGCGCAGAATCCGATCACATGATCGTCCGCGGCGTACCTCAAAACACCGGCGGAGGCTTTCAAAGCGCACTCGAAGCAGGCGCCCAACCCACAGAACCCCTCAACCGCTTCTACGGCCACCTCCTACCCGCACCGCCCGCACGAGTCGGCCTGCACAACTTCCTCAAAGTCAAACCCGACTTCAGCGAATACGCCATCTTAATCAACCTCAAAGGCGAGCGATTCGACGACGAATATCTCGGCGACGAAGTCACCTGCCACACCCTCGTCCAGCAACCCCGGGCCACGGCCATCCTCATCTTTGACCAGCACATCCGCGACAACCAGAACGCGCTCTCCCAATGGCCCACCCCGGACAACGACCGCGTCAAAAACATCCGCGAAGCAGGCGGCGAAGTCATCAAAACATCATCCCTTGAAGAACTCACCCGCGCACTGACCAACCGCTGGCACATCCCCGCCCACACCTTTGAAAAAACAATGGCCGAATACGCAACCGCATGCGCCACAGGCAACGGTCAAACCCTCTCAATACCAAAAACCGGCGGCCTCATCCCCCTCAACACACCGCCCTATTACGCCATCCGCACACGCCCCGGCATCACCTTTACTTATGGCGGAGCCAAAATCAACGCCAGAGCACAAGTCATAGACAAAAACGACCACCCCATCCCGGGCCTCTACGCAGCCGGCGCCGACTGTGGCGGCATCTACACCCGGGGCTACACAGGCGGCCTGTGCATGGGCCTCGCGTATGGCCTCATCGCAGGCGAAGGCGCGGCGGAATACGCTATAAAATAAAGAAGAAATATCGGGTCTAAGGTTGACAAATCGACATTGTGTGAGTATATCTTTTTCATCATCGACGAAAAAAATAAAATTTTACCTTGCATAGATTTTTGGATTGGCACTGTAATAACGAAACACCATGGCAGAATTTGAAAACATAGATGAAATCGGTCCTTGGTCAGAAATAAAGCTGGAGATTATTCAGAAATATGCAAGTGCATATTCCGTGATATTATCCAAAAAGGACATTCTTTCCCACGCCTATATTGATGCTTTCTCAGGACCGGGTTTTCACCTTTCTAAAACAGACAAAGATCGATTTATACAAGGTAGCCCCTGGATAGCCCTTGAAACTGAACCGCGCTTTGATGATTATTACTTCATTGATATGGACAGCGATAAAACAGATATTTTAGAAGACCTTGCCCAAAACCATGATCGCGTCCATATTAGCAACGGAGACTGTAATGACTTATTGATAAATGATATTTTTCCTGAGGTACAATATGAAGACTATCGAAGAGCACTCTGCCTTCTGGATCCCTACGGATTGAATTTAAATTGGGAGGTTATTTCTCAAGCTGGTCAGATGAGAAGTGTAGAAATATTTCTGAACTTCCCCACAATGGACATGAATCGAAATGTATTTCGGCAATACCCCGAAATGGTTTCACAACACAATATCAATCGGATGAATGCCTTTTGGGGCGATGAATCCTGGCGTGATATTGTTTATTCCGAGTCACAACAGACCGATCTTTTCGATAATAATACAATCGAAAAAGTTTCCGATAATGACATTGTTGCCCGTGCGTTTCAAGATCGGCTAAAAAACAAGGCCGGTTTCCAACATGTACCTTCCCCCCTCCCCTTAAAAAATTCGACAGGTGCAACGCTTTACTACCTCTTTTTTGCTTCACAGCGACCGGTTGCAAAAAAGATTGTCGAAGATATTTTTTCAAAGTATAGGGGAGCTATGTAATGACAAAATCAAAGATCGAGTGGACTGAGGCGACCTGGAATCCTTTAACCGGATGCACCAAGATCAGCCCTGGCTGTAAATTTTGCTATGCTGAAAGGATGGCAAAACGCTTGCAGGCAATGAGGAATCGGAACTACAAAAATGGATTCGACCTCGCGCTTCACGAGCATATGTTAGAACTGCCACTGAAGTGGAAGAAACCACGAATCGTTTTTGTAAATTCTATGAGCGATATGTTTCACGAAGATGTACCTATCTCCTTTATCCAGAAGTGCTTCGATGTAATGAGAAGGGCTTACTGGCATGAATTTCAGGTACTCTCCAAACGAGCAGACCGCCTGCAGAAAATTTCTGAGTTCATTGATTGGCCCAATAATGTTTGGATGGGTGTTAGCGTCGAGAATTGTGATTACACTTGGCGTATTGATTGCCTCAGAACGACCAATGCCTTTATCAAATTTCTTTCGATAGAACCACTTCTCGGGCCTATTGATAATTTGGAACTCAATCAGATTGATTGGGTTATTGTCGGTGGTGAATCGGGACCACACAGCCGAATTATGAGAGAGGAATGGGTTATCAATATCCGAGATCAGTGCTTAGATGCTAAGGTTCCGTTCTTCTTCAAACAATGGGGAGGTACTAATAAAAAAAAGGCTGGGCGGTTATTGGAGGGGCGTGAATGGAACGAAATGCCTCCGGTCTTCTCTCGTTCTTCAAACCTGTCGTCCTATCAAGAACAGACCTCACAAACATCATTATTCCAAATGACCTCTGATTAAGCTCATCCTAATGAAGTGTTAAAGAGATAAAATGTTCTCTTTTACTTTGGTACCTTGGGGTGCTCTTGTAAAAAACGCCCCGCTCGGTTATACCAGCGTGGCGTTTTTCTTTGTATAAATATCCTTATACCTGTGGCTGTTTATACTTTTTAAGCAATCACCTCTTCATCAATACGGAGACTCTCATGCAACCCAACATCCTCTTTGCTTTTGCCGACGACTGGGGGCGTTATGCCAGCGCTTACCGGCACATAGAAGGTCCCAACTCGCTCAACCACCTCATCGACACCCCCAACTTTGACCGCATCGCCCGCGAAGGCGCGTTATTCACCAACGCCTTTGTACCCGCGCCGAGCTGCACCCCTTGCCGAAGCTCCATCCTCTCTGGACAATACTTCTGGCAAACCGGCCTCGGCGCCATCTTACAAGGCGCGATATGGGACGAAAGCATCCCCACGTACCCCCTCGAACTCGAAAAAGCCGGATACCACATCGGCTACACCTACAAAGTCTGGTCCCCTGGAAAAGCCGCCAACGCCCCTTATGGCGCCGACCGAACCCGCTATGAATCCGCCGGCAACAACTACCGGAGATTCTCCCACTGGGCAACCAGACACGCCGAAGAACTGGGCGTTGAAGGCGCCAAACAAGCACTCCTGGACGAAACCCGCGACAACTTCAATTCATTCCTCAACGCCCGTCCAGAGAACACACCCTTCTGCTACTGGTGGGGACCCACCAACACCCACCGCTCCTGGGAACGCGGCTCGGGCAAAGCCTTATGGGGTTTAGAACCCGACGACCTCAAAGGCCGCTTACCCGGCTTCCTGCCCGATGTACACGACATCCGCGAAGACGTAGCCGACTACCTGGGCGAATGTCAGGCCGTTGACGCGGGCCTCGGCGTATTGATCCAGCGCCTCGAAGAAATCGGCGAACTCGACAACACCCTCATCGTCGTCAGCGGCGACCACGGCATACCGGGCTTTCCACGCGGCAAATGCAACCTCTATGACATCGGCTGCGAAGTCACCCTTGCCGCGCGCTGGCCCAACAACATCCCCGCGGGACGCACCGTTGAAGATTTTGTCAACCTCATGGACCTCGCCCCCACATTTCTCGAAGCCGCAGGCACAAATATCCCCGATACCATGACCGGCAAAAGCTTGCTCCCCGTACTCAAAAGTGACCAGAGCGGCCTAATCGATCCCGACCGCACCTTTGTCATCACCGGCAGAGAACGGCACGTTGGCACCGCAAGAGAAGGCCAGCTACCCTACCCGCAGCGCGCCATCCGCACGGCCGACTTTCTCTACATCCACAACTTTGCACCCGACCGCTGGCCCATGGGCGATCCCCAGGGACTCGACGACCTCCATGCAGAAGCCCCTTCTGCCGAAGACCTGACAGGGAAAACCTTCATCGCCTATCCCGACATGGATGCCAGCCCCACAAAATCCTATATGATCCTCCACCGCGCAGAAGAAGAAGTACAGGAACTATTCGAAATCGGCTTTGGCAAACGTCCCCAGGAAGAACTCTACGACCTGCGCGTGGACCCGCACTACCTGAACAACATCGCCGACGACCCCGAATACGACCCCATCCGCAAAGAACTCGCCACCGCACTCATGCAGACCCTCCGCGAACAAAATGACCCGCGCCTCGTGGAATCACCCTGTCGATTCGAACACGCGCCCTATGCCGGACCAGTTGACGAAAATTGGTAAAAAAAAACGGCTCCTCAATCGAGGAGCCGTTTTTTCGCATCCTACAAACAACTTAATGAAACACCACCATCTTCGTCTCCGTCATCTCCTCCACCGCGTACTTCGGTCCCTCCTTGCCCATTCCACTATCCTTCAGACCGCCATAGGGCATCAAATCCGCGCGCCACTGCGTACCCCAATTGACGTGAATATTGCCCGAATGGACTTCCCGCGCAAACCGCATCGCCCAGTGGATATTCTCTGTAAACAGTGCCGCACTCAAACCGTAATTCGTATCATTGGCCATCTCAATAGCCGCGTCGATATCGTCAAACCGCGTAATACCCACCGCAGGCCCAAACAACTCATCGCATGAAATCTTCATACTCGGATCCACATCGGCGAGAATCGTCGGCTGATAAATCGCACCATCGCGATCGCCGCCCGTTACCAGACGCGCGCCAGCCCCCACCGCATCCTGAATCCACGCCTGCACGCGCACGGCATCGCGCTCCCTCACCATCGGACCCATCGTCACGCCATCAGCAATGGGATCGCCCGTCGTCAGCGCCTCGACCTTTGGCGTCAATGCATCGATAAAATCGCCGTAAACCGCATCATTGACAATCACCCGCTGCGCTGAAATGCATACCTGCCCGGCATTGGCAAAACCCGTTGTCGCCGTCGCAGCAGCCACCTGATCCAGATCCGCATCGGGCATCACAATCAAAGGCGCATTGGACCCGAGTTCCATCGTCACCTTCTTCAACCCCGCCATATTGCAAATCTCTTCCCCCACATCGCGGCTACCCGTAAAACTGATCTTGCGCACGCGGGTATCCGAACACAGCGCATGGCCCAATTCATTCCCCGGACCCGTAATACACTGCACAGCCTCGGCAGGCACACCGGCCTCCACCAGAATCTCCACCAGCTTCAGCGCCGAAAGCGGCGTATCCGTAGCCGGCTTCACAATCACCGCATTGCCCGCAGCCAGTGCAGGACCCACCTTGTGACACACCAGATTCAGGGGAAAATTAAACGGCGTAATCGCCAGCACCACCCCACACGGCACGCGCAGCGTAAAACCAAACTGATCGCGCACACCCGAACCGCCATCCAGCGGAATGGTCTCGCCGTACAACCGCTTCGCCTCCTCAGCAGACAGCGTCATCGTCTCAATCGCCCGCCCGGCCTCGCCGATACCCTCAGCCAGAACCTTGCCCTCTTCCAGCGTAATCGTGCGCCCCAAATCCTCAACCCGCTCCTGCATCAAATTCACAGCCCGATGCAAAATCTCATACCGCTCATAAGCCGTCAAAGCCGCCATCGCTTTAGCACCGCGCACAGCCGTCGCAATCGCCACCTCCGCATCTGCTGCATCGCCTTTTGGCACCGTATCCACCACCGAATTGTCAAATGGATTGATCACATCGATCTTCTCAGCCTTATCCACCCATTGACCACCAATATGCATCTTCACGGCAAACCTCCTTCAATTAAAAATTACCATTCTCGAACTTCAATTTCATCTCAGACCACTCATCATGCACAGCGACACCTTGCAAGTCAACAAAATTCAGCCCTCGCCTCACCGCAACCACGCATCCAAATGCTCCGCCACAAAATCGTCGTCGTTCAAATGCGGATAAGCGGCATACACGCGGTCAATCTCCTCCATTTGTCCCGGCGACAGACCCTCTTCCGGATTCAAACACCACACACCCTCCAAAAGCCCCTGCCTTCGCAACACCTCGTGAACGCCGGCAATACACCCGTGAAAATCATTTGCCACATCAAAAAGCGCCGCATTGCAATCCGTCACCTCAATCGCCCGCGTCAGCATCTCTTGCGGCACAGCATCCAGTTTCGCAATCTCGTGACACGCCCTCAAAATTTCCACCGCCTTCTTTGTCCACACCGCCCAATGCCCCAAAAGCCCACCCACAATACGCACATCCACACACGCGCCATCGCACCAAAACCGATGCGACGTCAGCAAATCCATCACAATATTATCGTCATTTCCCGTATAAAGCGCAATATCCTCCACCCGTCCCGCCGCCACAACCCCGCGAATCACATCCAGCGTCTGATACCGATTAAAAGGCGCGATCTTAATACCCACCACAGACTCAATCTCTGCAAAACGCCGCCAAAAATCAAACGGCAACACACATCCTCCCACAGCCGGCTGCAGATAAAACCCCATCACCGGAATCACATCGGCTATGGCGCGGCAATGTGCAACCATCGCATCGACACCCGCATTGGCAAAAGCACGCAAACTCACCAACCCGACCTCATAGCCGCAATCACGCGCAACCTCTGCCTCTGCCACCGCCTGTCGCGTATTCCCCACAATGCCCGCCACGCGGATAAAATCAGCTGGAGCATCGGCATCCATCACACACGCAGTCAGTTCCAGAACAGGCCGGTACAAATCCCATTTGGGATCGCGAATTTCAAATTGCGTGGTATGCACCCCCACGGCCAAGCCCCCCGCACCAGCAGCAATATAATAGCGCGACAACGCCTGCTGTCGTCGTGCATCCAACTTCCGCTCCGCGGTCAGAGCCAGCGGATGTGCGGGAATCACCTGCCCTTTCTTTAGGGCCGCCTCAACATCTTTTTTCAACATCTGTCATTCTCCACGAACAGCAAAAACCTTCTGGATCG
This window encodes:
- a CDS encoding BrnA antitoxin family protein produces the protein MKFVLFQRGGQEKMNERFSGRKSKSEKSRTDFDYLDRVTDEEIDQAIKDDPDTLTLDDCDMTQLRVVYPQKRVPISLRMEPEVLNWYRTHYTHYQTQINAVLKAFKEASESR
- a CDS encoding BrnT family toxin → MLFQWDLNKNEINIKNHRIDFRDARDIFFDFHIIIPSKQERDEKRELAIGLLAGREITVVYTWRGNEIRLISARRARKDEREIFWSKV
- a CDS encoding FAD-binding protein; translation: MHPDIHRRNIMSDHYDVIVAGAGIGGLCAALRAREKGASVAIVEKAETIGGSAAASGGTIWCAKNIDEWLKVQPNGDTALGTALIDRFYTGIEWLRKQGVSLQAREDKPYKFQRTIYQFTPDARTAMEILGYQFQHRGGTILIHTGLTGLIGGNGKPITGVKTTHSKITAQSVILSTGGYQANPKLRAQYFGAESDHMIVRGVPQNTGGGFQSALEAGAQPTEPLNRFYGHLLPAPPARVGLHNFLKVKPDFSEYAILINLKGERFDDEYLGDEVTCHTLVQQPRATAILIFDQHIRDNQNALSQWPTPDNDRVKNIREAGGEVIKTSSLEELTRALTNRWHIPAHTFEKTMAEYATACATGNGQTLSIPKTGGLIPLNTPPYYAIRTRPGITFTYGGAKINARAQVIDKNDHPIPGLYAAGADCGGIYTRGYTGGLCMGLAYGLIAGEGAAEYAIK
- the tcmP gene encoding three-Cys-motif partner protein TcmP — translated: MAEFENIDEIGPWSEIKLEIIQKYASAYSVILSKKDILSHAYIDAFSGPGFHLSKTDKDRFIQGSPWIALETEPRFDDYYFIDMDSDKTDILEDLAQNHDRVHISNGDCNDLLINDIFPEVQYEDYRRALCLLDPYGLNLNWEVISQAGQMRSVEIFLNFPTMDMNRNVFRQYPEMVSQHNINRMNAFWGDESWRDIVYSESQQTDLFDNNTIEKVSDNDIVARAFQDRLKNKAGFQHVPSPLPLKNSTGATLYYLFFASQRPVAKKIVEDIFSKYRGAM
- a CDS encoding phage Gp37/Gp68 family protein encodes the protein MTKSKIEWTEATWNPLTGCTKISPGCKFCYAERMAKRLQAMRNRNYKNGFDLALHEHMLELPLKWKKPRIVFVNSMSDMFHEDVPISFIQKCFDVMRRAYWHEFQVLSKRADRLQKISEFIDWPNNVWMGVSVENCDYTWRIDCLRTTNAFIKFLSIEPLLGPIDNLELNQIDWVIVGGESGPHSRIMREEWVINIRDQCLDAKVPFFFKQWGGTNKKKAGRLLEGREWNEMPPVFSRSSNLSSYQEQTSQTSLFQMTSD
- a CDS encoding sulfatase, encoding MQPNILFAFADDWGRYASAYRHIEGPNSLNHLIDTPNFDRIAREGALFTNAFVPAPSCTPCRSSILSGQYFWQTGLGAILQGAIWDESIPTYPLELEKAGYHIGYTYKVWSPGKAANAPYGADRTRYESAGNNYRRFSHWATRHAEELGVEGAKQALLDETRDNFNSFLNARPENTPFCYWWGPTNTHRSWERGSGKALWGLEPDDLKGRLPGFLPDVHDIREDVADYLGECQAVDAGLGVLIQRLEEIGELDNTLIVVSGDHGIPGFPRGKCNLYDIGCEVTLAARWPNNIPAGRTVEDFVNLMDLAPTFLEAAGTNIPDTMTGKSLLPVLKSDQSGLIDPDRTFVITGRERHVGTAREGQLPYPQRAIRTADFLYIHNFAPDRWPMGDPQGLDDLHAEAPSAEDLTGKTFIAYPDMDASPTKSYMILHRAEEEVQELFEIGFGKRPQEELYDLRVDPHYLNNIADDPEYDPIRKELATALMQTLREQNDPRLVESPCRFEHAPYAGPVDENW
- a CDS encoding aldehyde dehydrogenase family protein, with protein sequence MHIGGQWVDKAEKIDVINPFDNSVVDTVPKGDAADAEVAIATAVRGAKAMAALTAYERYEILHRAVNLMQERVEDLGRTITLEEGKVLAEGIGEAGRAIETMTLSAEEAKRLYGETIPLDGGSGVRDQFGFTLRVPCGVVLAITPFNFPLNLVCHKVGPALAAGNAVIVKPATDTPLSALKLVEILVEAGVPAEAVQCITGPGNELGHALCSDTRVRKISFTGSRDVGEEICNMAGLKKVTMELGSNAPLIVMPDADLDQVAAATATTGFANAGQVCISAQRVIVNDAVYGDFIDALTPKVEALTTGDPIADGVTMGPMVRERDAVRVQAWIQDAVGAGARLVTGGDRDGAIYQPTILADVDPSMKISCDELFGPAVGITRFDDIDAAIEMANDTNYGLSAALFTENIHWAMRFAREVHSGNIHVNWGTQWRADLMPYGGLKDSGMGKEGPKYAVEEMTETKMVVFH
- a CDS encoding dihydrodipicolinate synthase family protein, giving the protein MLKKDVEAALKKGQVIPAHPLALTAERKLDARRQQALSRYYIAAGAGGLAVGVHTTQFEIRDPKWDLYRPVLELTACVMDADAPADFIRVAGIVGNTRQAVAEAEVARDCGYEVGLVSLRAFANAGVDAMVAHCRAIADVIPVMGFYLQPAVGGCVLPFDFWRRFAEIESVVGIKIAPFNRYQTLDVIRGVVAAGRVEDIALYTGNDDNIVMDLLTSHRFWCDGACVDVRIVGGLLGHWAVWTKKAVEILRACHEIAKLDAVPQEMLTRAIEVTDCNAALFDVANDFHGCIAGVHEVLRRQGLLEGVWCLNPEEGLSPGQMEEIDRVYAAYPHLNDDDFVAEHLDAWLR